The following are from one region of the Fusarium keratoplasticum isolate Fu6.1 chromosome 4, whole genome shotgun sequence genome:
- a CDS encoding 60S ribosomal protein L27-A has product MKFLKVGRVAIITRGRYAGKKVVIIQPVDNGNKPHPFGHALVAGIERYPSKITRRMSKTRQEKRNKIKPFIKVINYNHLMPTRYTLELEGLKGSLSNDTFKEVSQREDAKKTVKKVLEERYTSGKNRWFFTPLKF; this is encoded by the exons ATGAAGTTCCTCAAGGTCGGCCgagtcgccatcatcacccgCGGCAGATACGCCGGCAAGAAG GTTGTCATCATCCAGCCCGTTGACAACGGCAACAAGCCTCACCCTTTCGGCCACGCCCTGGTTGCCGGCATTGAGCGCTACCCCTCCAAGATCACCCGCCGCATGTCCAAGACCCGCCAGGAGAAGCGAAACAAGATCAAGCCCttcatcaaggtcatcaactACAACCACTTGATGCCCACCCGCTACACCCTGGAGCTTGAGGGCCTCAAGGGCTCCCTCTCCAACGACACCTTCAAGGAGGTTTCCCAGCGCGAGGACGCCAAGAAGACTGTCAAGAAGGTTCTCGAGGAGCGATACACCAGCGGCAAGAACCGATGGTTCTTCACCCCTCTCA AGTTTTAA
- a CDS encoding TPT domain-containing protein, whose protein sequence is MSADEKIRVSGETPRSATPVLPTVNPSLEKQSARASIHPTFYVVAWIGFSSSVILFNKWLLDTLNFRYPVILTTYHLTFATVVTQILARWTHFLDGRKTVKMTPRVYMRAVVPIGVFFSLSLICGNLTYLYLSVAFIQMLKATTPVAVLISGWVLGVSAPNLKQFLNVSAIVVGVIIASFGEIHFVTIGVLYQIGGIIFEALRLTMVQRLLSSADFKMDPLVSLYYFAPICVVMNGAVALVWEIPKCSMAEVYNVGLFTFFLNGLCAFMLNVSVVFLIGKTSAVVLTLCGVLKDILLVAASMIIWGTQVTGLQFFGYSIALGGMVYYKLGYEQIKAHVADANRQWAEFGARKPILRKLTIIIFTGFVIFAMFGGLAPGYTPEYDPTRLANEVTNRFGMNEAQRS, encoded by the exons ATGTCGGCTGACGAAAAGATCCGCGTCTCTGGCGAGACGCCTCGCTCCGCCACTCCCGTTCTTCCCACTGTCAACCCcagcctcgagaagcagtCTGCTCGCGCCTCGATTCACCCTACCTTCTACGTTGT TGCCTGGATTGGTTTCAGTTCTTCAGTCATTCTGTTCAACAAATGGCTtctcgacaccctcaacTTCC GCTACCCCGTCATCCTCACCACCTACCACTTGACCTTTGCGACCGTTGTCACCCAGATCCTCGCCCGATGGACTCACTTCCTTGATGGCCGAAAGACCGTCAAGATGACGCCTCGCGTCTACATGCGCGCTGTCGTCCCCATTGGTGTCTTTTTCAGTTTGAGTCTGATCTGCGGAAACCTGACATATCTCTACCTCTCGGTTGCCTTCATccagatgctcaaggccacTACTCCCGTTGCTGTTCTCATCTCTGGCTGGGTCCTCGGCGTTTCCGCCCCCAACCTGAAGCAGTTCCTCAACGTCTCGGCCATTGTTGTCGGTGTCATCATTGCGTCCTTCGGCGAAATCCACTTCGTGACCATTGGTGTTTTGTACCAGATCGGTGGTATCATCTTTGAGGCTCTCCGACTCACCATGGTCCAGCGCCTGCTGAGCTCCGCTGACTTCAAGATGGACCCCCTGGTCTCTCTGTACTACTTCGCTCCCATCTGCGTGGTCATGAACGGTGCCGTTGCTCTGGTTTGGGAGATTCCCAAGTGCTCCATGGCCGAGGTCTACAACGTCGGTCTCTTCACCTTCTTCCTGAACGGTCTCTGCGCCTTCATGCTGAACGTGTCTGTCGTCTTCCTG ATTGGCAAGACCTCGGCCGTCGTCCTGACCCTCTGCGGTGTCCTCAAGGATATCCTGCTTGTTGCCGCCTCCATGATCATCTGGGGTACCCAGGTTACTGGTCTCCAGTTCTTCGGTTACTCCATTGCTCTGGGTGGCATGGTCTACTACAAGCTTGGCTACGAGCAGATCAAGGCTCACGTCGCTGATGCCAACCGACAGTGGGCCGAGTTTGGTGCTCGTAAGCCCATCCTCCGCAAgctcaccatcatcatcttcaccggCTTCGTCATCTTCGCCATGTTCGGAGGCCTTGCCCCTGGCTACACCCCCGAGTATGACCCCACCAGGCTGGCTAACGAGGTGACGAACCGTTTCGGAATGAACGAGGCCCAACGGTCTTAA